The genomic interval GCCATGATGTTTGAGATTGATGCATGGGAGAGAAATGGGTAATCTCTGTTAAGTACTCAAAATCTTCAGAAGGTTGGATTGATTATGTCTTGCCAACGAGTGTATGCGGACACTGACATCGCTAATGAATCTTGGACAATGTCACTCGAGCCATATGATGAGGATGCTTGATGTGCAACTGCCATCTTCTCTCAGACTGTGTCAGAAGAAGTGACCTTAGTTTCAAGTAACACACAGTATTCAGGAAGAATATTTATGTTCTTAAATCAAGAGGATGGAGAAGTTACCTCCACTCAAACTGCTCTAGAGAAGGAAGGGGAATCAACAGGTGGTTGATGCTCCATGATATGCAGTTAGCTTTGCTGTTTCATTTCTCTTTTATCGTACTAACCTCCtatctttttttctttgtagATAATATGAGCTTCCTGGCTTCTATGACATCTTGTTCTAACTTGAAGAGGAAAGTTTTGGTGCTGAAGGAAACTGAACCTCTAGTCATGGAAGTGGTTCAGGGCATCCCTGTTATTTCTGCTGTTTTGAAGAAGAAGGTCAGGAAGAGGGGTAAAACTGTTGATCCCCCTCTTCTTGGTCAAGACTCTAAAAGGAAAAGGTGTTGCTGAGAGATCTCTGATCGACCTCTCTCCAGATGAAGCTGAGCATGGTGCTCCAAACTCAGATTCACGCTTGATGGAGCAGCTGCATGAGCAGGGCTCCTGACTTCTCACTGATATCTTCAGGATAATTTTTTTGTCTTGTCTCCTTATAACTTAACTTTCTTTTGTTTATCATCACTTAATATTGTTCTCTTGTCTTTAGGATTGTGTTGGTTATGCTTACACCGTGGATAATGAACACAAGAAGGTGGTTGAGCTTGCTAAGAAGCTCGAGACTACAAAAGATCGTGTTGTTGCTGCAGAAGATCATGTGACTACTTTGAAGGGGAAGATCGATTCTCTAGAGAGTGAGCTGACTAGTCTTCGAGAATGGCTAGTGTTGGCAAGGCTCGAGAGAGTAGCCTAAAGAAGAACTTGGCAGCTGCTCAAAAGAAGACTTTGGATCTTGAAGAGTCTTCTCGTCTTGCACTGGATGAACAAACTTCAGTAGCTGCTGATCTTAGAGACCAAGTCAAAGTCTTGAAGGAGATTGTGACTGCTCTTGAGGATCATGCTCTTTTTGATGTCACTTTGTATGATGGCTTATGTTCTTATGCCATCTGTAGAGCTTGGTCTGCCAATAGAGGAGCAAAGTCATTCAGTTGAAAGGGCTTCCCAGACTTAGAGGTGCCCAAGTTTATAAAGCAAtgtgatataaaaataaatgaaagtttgtaaatggttatgaaataaaaattatttatgttccattcaaaaaaaattatatatgtttgataaaggtgcttaaaattataaatattagatATTAATAGTTTTTAATGTTGTTAATGTCATTGTAGAAATGGATTAGTtaggatttttttaattattgaatgtaattaatatattcgAAGTGTTATTAAGAAAATGTGGAgcaattaattaaaagaaatcaTAAATATTGACAGGTGGttgaaaaaaaatcactaaCAAACAAAAccacaaacaaacaaaataatttaaCCAAATTTTAAACCAAAACCTACTCTTTTATAGATAGTAATAGATGCTTAAAAGTATTATTGTTACTAAGCACCCAATTTAAcgtataattaagtatttatttttatataatttaaaaaaaaaaaaatttaaaaaatatcgctatatttcatataataaatataaaaaaaatgtataagttttttttttaacaaattcattaatTAACTACTCAAGTAATTGACAAATTTGAATTCTCTCTTAATCAAATATCGTACGAGGTCTTAGTCAAGAAGTTGATTGTAAATTGTAATAATTTTTGTCAATGAGAGGGTCAATTAAGCTTAGgacaatattaattaaaatgaaaattaattagaaacttGGTCATTTTGTTAAAAATGTAGTGGTCCACTGGAATGGATAGTAGCTGTGAGTTGAGATTTGAGAATAGTAGGCCATGTAGTTGATCCAAAACCAAACTACCTTGTATATATTTAGGACTTTGATTATTAAACTAGGTTTAGTCAAATTATAAGATCCAGCTGAGATTTCGTGCAAGaaatttacaaattttattacttatttaaatatatatatatatatatatttgtatattattattaggttTGGTTCAagataatgattttttttggaTTGTAGGGTCGAAAAAGATGTCACCTATTATATATCTAAGGACCAATTATAGTATGAGTGTCATTTTTGCTTTCTAGATTATCTAAGTATCTTTTGTTTTTgctaatatttgaaaaaagtaattttaagttaattttttaaatgattatgtgcatttttatgatattaaaatGATCTAAATAATATAGTTAAGTacctatttaaataaaataagcaCACATACTAAAGGCATTGTTTGGGAAccattttgttttttgttttattaaattttacttaataaAATCTTGtagttttttcataatttttgattaattaattaaaaaattaattttttaatggtTATCGAACAATATCTAAATGTTTGAATCTTAgcattattgtttattattaaaaaaaaataaaaattgatagACTTTTAAAATGATATAGAGTGGAGCGtaataattcatgaaaatatTTGGTAAAAGGAGTAAATTCAATGATAGATATTAATAActgtaataatttataatttgttaagAAAATGTActgttatttataattaaaagtattatgattttgtttaataaattctcggtaatatttttattataatgcaCTAATATACCTAATTTAAAATgagaactaaaaataataattaagaagtgttacaatatttacaaaaaaaaattgaagttcTTGTGTATGTGGTTATAAACATAATTTTTAAGTAGTACTTATTCTCTCCAGACCataatgtaaataaaataataaaattcatttatGTAAACCAAAagataaagataataaaattgatCTCTAATTGGTACATCTATGAGTAATTTTATTAggcaataatattatttatatatgaacTCCACGAGATATTTATTATGTAACTAATAATTCTTctgatataataattattaaattaaaatacttcaaaattgataaatatgaaattataccaatacactctttgaaaaaaaaaaattataccaataataattatcattttataatGGTGTGAACTGTGAACACCACTACCTTTTATCAATTCTGTAAATTTAAAGTACCTAAATTTTTTACCATTAATTGATGTATACCATTACTTATTACCATTTATTTATTGTAATAAGGTATGTAATTTTCATAAGAAATAATATGTGCCAGTTACAATTATCATTTTGCCACTCAATACCTATGAATTCTCTAAATTTAAGGTACCTAAATTGGTTGTCAATATTATTAACCTAAACCCATTTATATTAAGGTACATAATTCATAGGAAATTCATTAGCATTAGCAAGATATTGTATATAGTATATACTACACCATGTTCTTTATATAGGTACGTTGGGTTCATTTTGactgtaacttttttttttctcatagtTAAATTCCAGTTGTATATCAAActttttgtgtgttttttttttcaaaaaaaaaaattagtaataaaaAGTAATTCAAAATGTTCATTACACAAGTAAATTAATACGTACGCATGTAAATGCAgcttttttttagaattttgtttacagtattataaatattttgaaatttttgagacacttcattaattttttatgagaaaAGAACCATGTACATTTTAGAAGAATTTTAAATGGTTTACCGTGTCtaaattaaattacaaataatttatttcatgccattttatttatttttgtggaAGGCTTGTGATGACTACAATAAATAGTTCtttctaaaaaaatgaaaataaaattatttaggtGCTTTAATAAAGAAACGTATATATCCAATAATCAgtataaattattttagtattCCTTACCAAAGAATCCTATACAAATATTCAAGATGAAAACATTTCAAAAAATGccttgtatatttattttattactttatttttttttagaaattactttacatattatttttttaatttttaaatttatagtttAAATTGTTTCTGTGTATTTTGGCTGTAATTTAAGTTGTTGTGTAAATTTTAATTGTGATTTAAATTATTCCATTAATTATTATGTAAGTTGTTACgtgaatttttataaaaatataaaaaaaataataatttaaagtgtaaaaataaaaaataaaaaaaaaaaccatttttttctaatattttcccttaaaaaaaattactcttaattatTCTCTccctaaaataatagaaattcaGCGTGAGAGAGGGAGGAAAAGTCTTACAAGAAATCGGTGACCATCTTCAACCAGAATTCTTAATTAATTTGTCTAAATTAAATGTAAATCCAATTCTAAATTTCTCTTTTCCCATATGATCACTATCAACTCatcaattatattatatatcttcTCTATTAATAAATTCAACACAGCTTATTTAGCTTAACAACTATTGTaactaattttttctttttcaatataataataataataataataataataatagtaataccaGATATGGATTGTGATGTGACCACCATTACAATTTATTATAATATCAACTTACAACAACCAACCGATCATTCCCACACTTTAAAACCCTTCAAATTTCACTCTTCATAAACTTACTAAGAGAGAGAAAgttgaagagagagaagaagaagagctaTTATAACAATGGTGAACTTAGTAGCTGCACAAAAACCATTACTCCATGGGCTCATGAAGCTAGCCGGAGTGGCCCCACACGCGGTGGAGATAGAGCCCGGAACAGTAATGAACTTCTGGGTCCCAACCGAGACATTTcccaagcccaagcccaaaaaaggagaaaagcccaagcccaatagcaaacccAATAAGCCCGTAGTAGTTTTAGTACACGGTTTCGCGGCCGAGGGAATCGTGACGTGGCAGTTTCAGGTTGGTGCTTTGACTAAGAAGTATTCTGTGTACGTACCCGATCTTCTCTTCTTTGGTGGGTCCGTGTCCGATAAGAGTGACCGGTCTCCGAATTTCCAGGCGGAGTGTTTGGCAACGGGGTTAAGGAAGCTTGGGGTGGATAAATGTGTTCTGGTTGGGTTTAGTTATGGAGGGATGGTGTGTTTTAAATTGGCTGAGCTTTATCCTGAGTTGGTTGAGGCTATGGTTATTTCTGGGTCTATATTGGCTATGACTTGTTCAGTGAGCCAAACGACAATGGAAAGGCTTGGGTTTACATCGTCGTCTGAGCTTTTGTTGCCCACTTCTGTTAAGGGTCTTAAATCTCTTTTGTCTGTTGCTGCTTATAAAAAGCTTTGGTTTCCTGATCGTCTTCATAAGGATTATCTTGAGGTTAGTTACTACTAATTAAATTTACTATTATTACTCATCCTTTTTTGAAAgacattttataaaattttaacaagtcAAAAATATGTTCAATTCAATGTGAGATAAGCAgttcaaatttattatttttaatattataaatttatttacaaaatatgtcttaaatataaatgtgttggaaaaaaatttatattatagtGTAAAATCACCCAATATGCTCTGTCAGAAATATTTTCATAGTGATTCCATTATCGGAAAACATTTATGGTATGTTTCCTTTTGTtagtttcatttttttcttaaaaaaaaatctgaattaTTTTTTACACAAAATAAATTGTTCAAATtaacaagtatatatataaagtataaaACAATTTGTTTGATACTTAGCTTTggataaaataaattatgtagaACTATaggtattaaaattttataaaatgtgataaataattaaatacaatttaaagtatcgaatatatattttttgttaattagtGCTATTTAAACGTGCATGAATTTTTGTAGAGAtcgatatttaatttaagaaaatagctATGAAAAGTATTAGGTTTTTGAATCATATTTTAAAAGGGTTGTGTAATGATCAAATTAATTAGTGTCCATATTCAAAAAGACTATGAGAAACCATTATGAATAAATAGACATACTAACTATTACATACTGTAGTGATAAAAAGGCTACAAAAATAAGTAAAACAAATAATCTATGATATAGAGAAAAATATTGTGATAGTGACAtatatatactgtttttttttttttaataaagacaTATATATACTGTAGTGATAATATTATAGATACAATATtaattaggctaattaggatttttgccccttaaactttgacatgtaccaaatcatgtcctttgaacttttaaggtcattgaaaatgcccatgaactattgagattgttggatttaaggacttttttctaattttagtaaaaaagtctaacatggatgaaagtttgggggcataatttagtgcatgtcaaagttcgaaggacatgatttggtagatatcaaagtctggggaacatggtttagtacataaacaattattgaaatagtaaaattgaataaaattagacaaaagtccttaaatccaacaatctcaatagttcaggggcatTTTCAATGACCTTAAAGGTTcaaggggcataatttggtacatgtcaaagttcaggggacaaaaatcctaattagtctATTAATTATATAGTTCAAGAGAGAGAAGTAGTGATGGTGTTGAGTTATGCACTATTTATGTTTCGTAATTGGTAATTAATTGGTTATAACTTATTGTATATACTTTACTACAACGCATACATACACACTTCAaatcaaaactatatatatttccttttaagaaataaaaattttattcttaaaaaataaaaatgcgttctataattatttttgtatataaaatttaaaaaataaaaaacaaaaatgttgtgtaaattctaaattttattttttgttattaatttaagTCGAGTCTAAAGTATGGGGTCCTGGTCTAGGGTCGGGGTTCGCGTTTGGGTC from Cannabis sativa cultivar Pink pepper isolate KNU-18-1 chromosome 4, ASM2916894v1, whole genome shotgun sequence carries:
- the LOC115714442 gene encoding uncharacterized protein LOC115714442, whose amino-acid sequence is MVNLVAAQKPLLHGLMKLAGVAPHAVEIEPGTVMNFWVPTETFPKPKPKKGEKPKPNSKPNKPVVVLVHGFAAEGIVTWQFQVGALTKKYSVYVPDLLFFGGSVSDKSDRSPNFQAECLATGLRKLGVDKCVLVGFSYGGMVCFKLAELYPELVEAMVISGSILAMTCSVSQTTMERLGFTSSSELLLPTSVKGLKSLLSVAAYKKLWFPDRLHKDYLEVMFTNRKERCELLEALEVNSKDPTIPNFPQRIHLLWGENDEIFKQELAQNMKQQLGERSTFEGIKKSGHLVHLERPCVYNKCIKKFLISVYNKDKET